The Radiobacillus deserti genomic interval CTACTTTAATTTAGCAAAGGATTATAATGCATTATATGTCTACCATGGTGCAGCAACACATGTAGAAGCAGCGTTACGAGCAAATGGACCTGACAGCTTAAGTGGCTCGTATTACGATAATGACGGGCATCTATTCGAACGTGCGGATTTCCGAGAGGCACCACACAATTCTTATCTACTCTTTTCCAATGTCTATGAAGTAGCTTCGGAGCAAGGGTATGAAGTAGAGGCGAACTATGAACCTCTACCATTCTTAGCGGAGGAAGATATCCCGACTATTCAAGGAACTGCGGCAACGGAAGTATCGTTCTCGTATTTCGCCAACGATCCAATTCATTATACGTACGATGAAGCAGCGCAAAAATATTTGCGTTATAATGGAGACATGCAAACAGTAGAGTTAGAAACAGACGAACCGATTCAGCTTGATAATATCTTCATTATGGAGACTGCGCACAGTGTAATTGATGATAAAGGAAGACGTGAAGTAGATCTTCAATCCGGTGGGAATGCATTATTACTTCAAAAAGGAAAGGTTCAAGAGGTTCAATGGAGGAATGTAGACGGAAGAATTCTTCCGTATAAAAATGGACAGCCAGTAGGACTAGTCCCAGGTCAAACCTGGATTAATGTAATTCCAGAAAGCCAAGGCTTAGAAAGTGTGACGATACAATAAGTAGGGAGGGACCTACATGCAAATAGACAAGCTTCGTGGTCAACAGCTAGATGAATTGTTTGATGCAATTCTATCCTTAAAAGATCGAGAAGAATGCTATCGTTTTTTTGATGATATTGCGACAATGAGTGAGGTTCAATCCTTAGCTCAAAGACTTCAAGTGGCGAAAATGCTACAGGATGGTTATACGTACGGGGTTATCGTAAAGGAATCCGGTGCGTCGACTACTACGATATCACGAGTAAAGCGATGCTTAACCTATGGGAATGATGGGTACAAGATGGTCTTAGACCGAATCAGTCAAACGGAACAAGATGAAACGGAAAACGTCGACTAATATCGGCGTTTTCTAGTAAGAAGGGTTGGGGGAAAAAATGGTTCGATTTGGTGTAATCGGAACGAATTGGATTACCGAGAGTTTTTTAGATGGTGCACGACAACTAGAAGATTTTTTAGTCACAACGGTATATTCGAGGTCGGAAGAAAAAGCAAAAGAGTTTGCCGAAAAGCATGGTGCGACTCATACATACACAGACTTAGACGAATTTGCAGAAAGCAAGGAGTTCGACGCCGTTTATATCGCAAGCCCGAACTCCTTCCATGCGGAGCAAGCCATTCTGTGCATGAATCATGGAAAGCACGTCATCATAGAAAAGTCGATTGCTTCGAATGCGAAGGAAGTAGAAAGGATTATGGAAGCTTCCAAGAATAATGGGGTAGTGGCGATGGAAGCGTTGAAAACAACCTTCTTACCAAACTTCCAAACCATTCAAGAAAACTTACATAAACTTGGACCAATTCGACGCTACTTTGCAAGCTATTGCCAATATTCTTCTCGTTATGATGCTTACAAAGAAGGAACCATTCTTAATGCGTTTAATCCTAAATTTTCAAACGGTTCGTTAATGGATATTGGTGTGTATTGCACGTATCCGATGGTTGCCTTATTTGGAAAACCTAAAAAGCTCCTTGCTTCAAGCTTGTTATTAGAGTCTGGAGTAGATGGGCAAGGAAGCATCATGTTTGAATATGAGGCAATGAGCGGAGTTATTATGTATTCCAAAATTTCCAACTCCTATGTTCCATCAGAAATTCAAGGGGAAAAAGGAAGTATGCTAATTGATAATTTTAATTCCCCAACACATGTAGAAATTCGATATAAAGATGGAACAGTGGAGGATATTACAAGAGAGCAAGTAGACAATACGATGTATTATGAAGCGAAAGCATTTTTAGAAACCATCCAAAGTGGAAAAAAAGAATCGGATGTTAATACTTTGGAGCGATCTCTCATTACGTCACAACTACTAGAAGAAGCAAGAAAACAGACTGGTGTTGTGTTCCCTGCAGATCAATAACCGTATATACCAGGCCTGGTGTTAGGCCTGGTTTTTCATGTTTAACAACTTTTCACTTCCTACTCAATCTCTCTATTCTTTTTTGTTATAATGAATAGATGGAAAAAATATAGTCCGTCACGTTTTGGAGGATTAACGATGTATGACATGAAAAAGTGGAGTCACGTATTTAAGCTAGATCCGAATAAAGAGATTTCTGATGAGCAGCTAGAACTGATTTGTGAATCAGGAACGGATGCTGTCATTGTCGGAGGAACAGATGATGTTACATTAGATAATGTATTGAATCTACTTGCAAGAGTTAGAAGATATACCGTACCGTGCGTACTTGAAATCTCCAATCAAGAATCGGTTACACCCGGATTCGATTTCTATTATATTCCGACCGTGTTGAATAGCCAGGATAAAAAATATGTAATGGACATTCAGCACAAAGCGGTAAAAGAATATGGGGAAGTACTAGATTGGAGTGAACTATTTGTAGAGGGATATTGTGTGTTAAATCCGGAAGCAAAGGTGTTTCAATACACAAATTGTACCTTGCCAGATGACGAGGATGTTGTCGCCTACGCACAAATGGCGGAGCACATGTTTCATCTACCGATTTTTTACGTAGAGTATAGCGGTACCTATGGAGATCCGGGGCTTGTAGAAAAAGTGAAGGAAAAGCTAGAAGATACCTTGCTGTTTTATGGTG includes:
- a CDS encoding DUF3048 domain-containing protein, which gives rise to MLKRKTGLIVCMLILLVALAACKNKDTAESAPKESEEPEQTEPVAEPEPEFKNVYPFTGIKTNDPVNNRAVAVMVNNFYKARPQTGLSQADIVFEILAEGDITRFIAFFQSQQPEVVGPVRSAREYYFNLAKDYNALYVYHGAATHVEAALRANGPDSLSGSYYDNDGHLFERADFREAPHNSYLLFSNVYEVASEQGYEVEANYEPLPFLAEEDIPTIQGTAATEVSFSYFANDPIHYTYDEAAQKYLRYNGDMQTVELETDEPIQLDNIFIMETAHSVIDDKGRREVDLQSGGNALLLQKGKVQEVQWRNVDGRILPYKNGQPVGLVPGQTWINVIPESQGLESVTIQ
- a CDS encoding YerC/YecD family TrpR-related protein, with the protein product MQIDKLRGQQLDELFDAILSLKDREECYRFFDDIATMSEVQSLAQRLQVAKMLQDGYTYGVIVKESGASTTTISRVKRCLTYGNDGYKMVLDRISQTEQDETENVD
- a CDS encoding Gfo/Idh/MocA family protein — protein: MVRFGVIGTNWITESFLDGARQLEDFLVTTVYSRSEEKAKEFAEKHGATHTYTDLDEFAESKEFDAVYIASPNSFHAEQAILCMNHGKHVIIEKSIASNAKEVERIMEASKNNGVVAMEALKTTFLPNFQTIQENLHKLGPIRRYFASYCQYSSRYDAYKEGTILNAFNPKFSNGSLMDIGVYCTYPMVALFGKPKKLLASSLLLESGVDGQGSIMFEYEAMSGVIMYSKISNSYVPSEIQGEKGSMLIDNFNSPTHVEIRYKDGTVEDITREQVDNTMYYEAKAFLETIQSGKKESDVNTLERSLITSQLLEEARKQTGVVFPADQ
- the pcrB gene encoding heptaprenylglyceryl phosphate synthase, producing MYDMKKWSHVFKLDPNKEISDEQLELICESGTDAVIVGGTDDVTLDNVLNLLARVRRYTVPCVLEISNQESVTPGFDFYYIPTVLNSQDKKYVMDIQHKAVKEYGEVLDWSELFVEGYCVLNPEAKVFQYTNCTLPDDEDVVAYAQMAEHMFHLPIFYVEYSGTYGDPGLVEKVKEKLEDTLLFYGGGISSPEQAKEMKQFADVIVVGNSIYDNFKQALKTVLAVKE